A DNA window from Acomys russatus chromosome 7, mAcoRus1.1, whole genome shotgun sequence contains the following coding sequences:
- the Rps13 gene encoding 40S ribosomal protein S13, translating into MGRMHAPGKGLSQSALPYRRSVPTWLKLTSDDVKEQIYKLAKKGLTPSQIGVILRDSHGVAQVRFVTGNKILRILKSKGLAPDLPEDLYHLIKKAVAVRKHLERNRKDKDAKFRLILIESRIHRLARYYKTKRVLPPNWKYESSTASALVA; encoded by the exons ATGGGTCGCATGCACGCTCCTGG GAAGGGCCTGTCCCAGTCGGCGCTGCCCTACCGCCGTAGCGTCCCCACG TGGCTGAAGTTGACGTCTGACGACGTGAAGGAACAGATTTACAAACTAGCCAAGAAAGGGCTGACCCCCTCTCAGATAG GTGTGATCCTGAGGGACTCACATGGTGTGGCACAGGTCCGTTTTGTGACTGGTAATAAAATCCTGAGAATCCTGAAGTCCAAAGGCCTTGCCCCTGATCTCCCAGAGGACCTCTACCACTTGATTAAGAAAGCCGTTGCTGTCCGCAAGCACCTTGAGAGGAACAGAAAG gaTAAGGATGCGAAATTCCGCCTGATTCTGATAGAGAGCAGAATTCATCGGTTGGCTCGTTACTATAAGACTAAGCGGGTGCTCCCGCCCAATTGGAAATA cgAGTCGTCCACAGCATCTGCTCTAGTGGCATAA